Proteins from a single region of Desulfovibrio sp. X2:
- the wecB gene encoding non-hydrolyzing UDP-N-acetylglucosamine 2-epimerase, with protein sequence MKILVFAGTRPEAIKVAPVVLALRADGNCQALLCSSGQHREMLAQALADFDLAPDRDLAVMQPGQSLASLSSRLFTEIDALLDRERPDWILVQGDTTTVMVAALCSFYRGIKVAHLEAGLRSFDLRAPFPEELNRRVAGIVADLHLAPTTTARDNLLREGVPEAQVLVTGNTVIDALLLIREKIRGDTSLLAPGLAEAVSRGRRIVLVTGHRRENFGDGFQNICRAIRLLADRHEDVMFAYPVHLNPSVREPVLRLLANHPRILLLEPAPYKSFIAMMDAATLILTDSGGVQEEAPSLGKPVLIMREVTERPEGVAAGVARLVGTEEASIVSAVDGLLGDAEAYARMATCSNPYGDGKAAERILSALLPGEVLPKQRGVPSAD encoded by the coding sequence ATGAAAATTCTCGTTTTCGCGGGCACGCGGCCCGAAGCCATCAAGGTCGCTCCGGTCGTCCTCGCGCTTCGCGCGGACGGAAACTGCCAGGCCTTGCTCTGCTCCTCGGGACAGCACAGGGAGATGCTCGCCCAGGCCCTCGCGGACTTCGACCTGGCGCCCGATCGGGACCTGGCCGTCATGCAGCCAGGGCAGAGCCTGGCCTCGCTGTCGTCACGGCTGTTCACGGAGATTGACGCGCTGCTGGACCGCGAGCGGCCCGATTGGATACTCGTGCAGGGCGACACCACCACGGTCATGGTTGCCGCGCTCTGCAGCTTCTACCGCGGCATCAAGGTCGCCCATCTGGAGGCCGGGTTGCGCTCGTTCGACCTGCGTGCCCCCTTTCCGGAGGAACTCAATCGCCGCGTGGCCGGCATCGTCGCCGACCTGCATCTTGCGCCGACCACGACCGCCCGGGACAACCTCCTCAGGGAAGGCGTACCTGAGGCGCAGGTGCTCGTCACGGGCAACACCGTCATCGACGCCCTGCTCCTTATACGGGAAAAGATCCGGGGCGACACGAGCCTCCTGGCGCCCGGCCTTGCGGAGGCGGTGTCCAGAGGAAGGCGCATAGTGCTCGTGACCGGGCACCGCCGCGAGAATTTCGGAGACGGATTCCAGAACATCTGCAGGGCGATTCGGCTACTTGCCGACAGGCACGAGGACGTCATGTTCGCCTACCCGGTCCACTTGAACCCGAGCGTCCGTGAGCCGGTCCTCCGGCTGCTCGCGAACCACCCGCGGATACTCCTGCTCGAGCCCGCGCCATACAAGAGCTTCATCGCGATGATGGACGCGGCCACTCTCATACTCACCGATTCCGGCGGCGTGCAGGAGGAGGCCCCGTCGCTCGGCAAGCCGGTCCTGATCATGCGCGAGGTGACCGAGCGCCCAGAGGGCGTCGCGGCCGGTGTCGCACGACTCGTGGGAACGGAGGAGGCAAGCATCGTCTCGGCCGTGGATGGGCTGCTCGGCGATGCCGAGGCTTACGCGCGTATGGCCACGTGCAGCAATCCCTACGGCGACGGAAAGGCCGCCGAGCGGATTCTCTCCGCGCTGCTCCCCGGGGAGGTCCTCCCGAAACAGAGGGGCGTGCCCTCGGCGGACTGA
- the wecC gene encoding UDP-N-acetyl-D-mannosamine dehydrogenase, with translation MDSICILGLGYIGLPTASLLATKGFSVHGVDVNERVVKALNAGKILLHEPALDVMVKSAVGSGRLKADTAPIEADIFILSVPTPFVNGKKPDLSYVEAATRSVAPYLRHGNLLILESTSPVGTTERICQWLAEMRPDLVLPGVTDGCPQLHVAHCPERVLPGRILRELVENDRVVGGVDAASTAKAIEFYGSFVQGEVLATTARTAELVKLMENAYRDVNIAFANEISLICQELQINVWDAIRLANHHPRVNILTPGPGVGGHCIAVDPWFIVDSAPATARLIRTAREVNDHKPHSVIAQVRAKAARFTAPTVACLGLAFKPDIDDLRESPALFITRELQAQGGMEILAVEPNIRELPGELGELPNLRHVPLKTALEEADILVFLVAHRQFQNIDHDLLLGKVIIDACGMVQN, from the coding sequence ATGGACAGCATTTGCATACTCGGCCTCGGATACATCGGCCTCCCCACTGCGAGCCTCCTCGCCACGAAAGGCTTCAGCGTCCACGGGGTGGACGTGAACGAACGGGTGGTCAAGGCGTTGAATGCCGGGAAGATCCTCCTCCACGAGCCCGCGCTCGACGTCATGGTCAAGTCAGCCGTGGGCTCCGGTCGTCTCAAGGCGGACACCGCGCCCATCGAGGCCGACATCTTCATCCTCTCCGTCCCCACCCCGTTCGTGAACGGCAAGAAGCCCGACCTCTCCTACGTCGAGGCGGCCACCCGCTCCGTTGCGCCGTATCTGCGCCACGGCAATCTCCTGATCCTGGAATCCACGAGCCCCGTGGGGACCACGGAGCGCATCTGCCAATGGCTGGCCGAGATGCGCCCGGACCTGGTGCTTCCCGGCGTCACGGACGGCTGCCCGCAGCTCCACGTGGCCCACTGCCCCGAACGCGTGCTGCCCGGCCGTATTCTCCGGGAGTTGGTGGAGAACGATCGTGTCGTGGGCGGCGTGGATGCGGCCTCCACAGCCAAGGCTATCGAGTTCTACGGCAGTTTCGTCCAAGGCGAGGTCCTTGCCACCACGGCACGCACGGCCGAACTGGTCAAGCTCATGGAGAACGCCTACCGCGACGTCAACATCGCCTTCGCCAACGAAATCTCCCTCATCTGCCAGGAGCTTCAGATCAACGTCTGGGACGCCATCCGCCTGGCGAATCACCACCCGCGAGTGAACATCCTGACCCCCGGCCCTGGCGTCGGCGGCCATTGCATCGCCGTGGATCCCTGGTTCATCGTGGACAGTGCCCCCGCAACAGCGCGCCTCATCCGCACCGCGCGCGAGGTCAACGACCACAAGCCGCATTCCGTCATCGCGCAGGTGCGCGCCAAGGCCGCGCGGTTCACTGCGCCCACGGTCGCCTGCCTGGGCCTCGCCTTCAAGCCGGACATCGACGACCTGCGGGAGAGCCCGGCCCTCTTCATCACCCGGGAACTCCAGGCCCAGGGCGGCATGGAGATCCTGGCGGTCGAACCGAACATCAGAGAGCTGCCCGGGGAGCTCGGCGAGCTGCCCAACCTGCGCCATGTCCCCCTGAAGACCGCGCTGGAGGAGGCCGACATCCTCGTCTTCCTCGTCGCGCACCGCCAGTTTCAGAACATCGACCACGATCTGCTGCTCGGCAAAGTCATCATCGACGCCTGCGGCATGGTCCAGAACTGA
- a CDS encoding bi-domain-containing oxidoreductase: MLQALIRKGKVEPREVPAPNATPGCVLIKVVHSCISAGTELSGVQASGRSLVRQALEQPQKVAKALNMIRAEGLRPALARIRGKLEAGSPTGYSAAGVVLAVGEGVTDLRPGDRVAAAGAGYANHAEYVDVPRNLVMRMPDGLDFAQAATVTLGGIAMQGVRRADLALGEFVVVYGVGILGLLTLRMAVLSGARVIAVDLDDRRLELARTMGAELACNPSREGVPAAVSRHTGARMADAAIFCAATGNSKVLSDAFALVRRKGRLVMVGVWGREFDRNDVYAREIDFLISTSYGPGRYDPSYEEGGCDYPYDYVRWTESRNMSEYLRLLASGGLDARPLVSGVFPIEQVESAYAALDAPEKPLIVLLDYGKKVPALEDASAPPVRRVPVTPVRTAAGPIRVAVVGAGSYAMGMHLPNLQALDDLFTIRAICSRTGTRATAAAEQYRAAYASTDYDEILADSDVDLVVLCTRHDLHGEQVLRALGADKHVLVEKPLCLTEEELEAIADFYADGNGPMLAVGFNRRFSPFARDVAEAARERTSPLFAHYRMLAGYLPPEHWTHGPEGGGRIVGEACHVVDLLRSLTGSAVRAVSSAALHPARGRHGGADNRIIVLEYEDGSVADIEYCTLGSTDLPKELLEVHFDDKTLILDNYQSITGHGVKLPARTSPRPDKGQRGMLREIGLALTGKRPGWPIPLDELLETTAVTFAVR, from the coding sequence ATGCTGCAGGCACTGATAAGGAAGGGCAAGGTAGAGCCGCGCGAGGTTCCCGCACCCAACGCCACTCCGGGCTGCGTGCTCATCAAGGTGGTGCACTCGTGCATCTCCGCGGGCACAGAACTTTCAGGCGTGCAGGCCAGCGGACGCTCCCTCGTGCGGCAGGCCCTGGAGCAGCCGCAGAAGGTTGCGAAGGCGCTGAACATGATCCGTGCCGAGGGGCTGCGCCCTGCCCTGGCCCGCATCCGCGGCAAGCTCGAGGCCGGCAGCCCGACCGGCTATTCGGCCGCCGGAGTCGTGCTGGCGGTCGGGGAGGGAGTGACGGACCTGAGGCCAGGCGACAGGGTCGCCGCAGCCGGGGCCGGCTACGCCAACCACGCTGAATACGTGGACGTACCGCGCAATCTCGTCATGCGCATGCCGGACGGGCTCGACTTCGCGCAAGCAGCCACCGTGACACTGGGCGGCATAGCCATGCAGGGCGTGCGTCGGGCGGATCTGGCCCTGGGCGAATTCGTGGTCGTCTACGGAGTCGGTATCCTCGGACTCCTGACCCTGCGCATGGCCGTTCTTTCGGGCGCGCGCGTCATCGCCGTCGATCTGGACGACAGACGCCTCGAACTGGCGCGCACCATGGGCGCAGAGCTGGCCTGCAATCCGTCGCGGGAGGGCGTCCCCGCCGCGGTTTCGCGGCACACGGGAGCACGCATGGCGGACGCCGCCATCTTCTGCGCCGCGACCGGCAATTCCAAAGTGCTTTCGGACGCCTTCGCCCTCGTGCGCCGAAAGGGGCGGCTGGTCATGGTCGGAGTCTGGGGCAGGGAGTTCGATCGCAATGACGTCTACGCCAGGGAGATCGACTTCCTGATCTCCACCTCCTACGGTCCGGGTCGATACGACCCGAGCTACGAAGAGGGAGGCTGCGACTACCCCTACGACTACGTCCGCTGGACCGAGTCGCGCAACATGTCCGAGTACCTCCGCCTGCTCGCCTCGGGCGGACTCGACGCGCGCCCTCTCGTGAGCGGCGTCTTCCCCATCGAGCAGGTGGAGTCAGCCTACGCCGCGCTCGATGCGCCCGAAAAACCCCTGATCGTCCTGCTCGACTATGGGAAAAAGGTTCCGGCCCTGGAGGACGCGTCCGCCCCTCCGGTCAGGCGGGTGCCCGTGACGCCTGTCCGGACAGCGGCCGGGCCGATCCGCGTCGCCGTCGTAGGAGCGGGCAGCTACGCCATGGGAATGCACCTGCCGAACCTGCAAGCCCTGGACGACCTCTTCACCATCCGGGCCATCTGCAGCCGCACGGGCACACGGGCCACGGCGGCCGCCGAGCAGTACCGGGCCGCTTACGCCAGCACGGACTACGACGAGATACTGGCCGACAGCGACGTTGATCTCGTGGTCCTGTGCACGCGCCACGACCTGCACGGGGAGCAGGTGCTGCGGGCGCTCGGCGCGGACAAGCACGTCCTCGTGGAAAAACCCCTCTGCCTGACCGAGGAAGAGCTCGAGGCCATCGCCGACTTCTACGCGGATGGCAACGGCCCCATGCTTGCGGTGGGATTCAACCGGCGCTTCTCGCCCTTCGCACGGGACGTGGCCGAGGCTGCGCGTGAGCGCACCTCTCCCCTCTTCGCGCACTACCGCATGCTCGCCGGCTACCTGCCGCCCGAACACTGGACGCATGGCCCCGAGGGAGGAGGCCGCATCGTGGGTGAGGCCTGCCACGTGGTGGACCTCCTTCGGAGCCTGACCGGCTCTGCGGTGCGCGCGGTCAGTTCGGCCGCGCTGCACCCCGCGCGCGGCCGCCATGGCGGAGCGGACAACAGGATCATCGTCCTCGAGTACGAGGACGGTTCCGTCGCGGACATCGAATACTGCACCTTGGGCTCGACGGATCTGCCCAAGGAGCTGCTGGAGGTCCATTTCGACGACAAAACACTGATCCTCGACAACTATCAGTCGATAACCGGCCATGGCGTGAAGCTCCCGGCGCGCACCTCGCCGCGCCCAGACAAGGGGCAGCGCGGGATGCTGCGCGAGATCGGCCTCGCGCTCACGGGGAAGAGGCCAGGCTGGCCGATCCCCCTGGACGAGTTGCTGGAGACCACGGCCGTGACCTTCGCGGTGCGCTGA
- the asnB gene encoding asparagine synthase (glutamine-hydrolyzing): MCGILGILALGDSAWTPDAALVATMRDTMAHRGPDGHGLWISPDRRCALAHRRLSIIDLSPSAAQPMHSVCGRYHLTFNGEIYNHAELRAQLTELGHTSWRTSHSDTEVILAAYARWGKECVHRFRGMFAFGLYDSQERSLWLVRDRLGIKPLYYSAHHGRIGFASEIKALLADPEQPREMDAEAFYHYLSFLAVPAPRTLFRGIAKLACGSWLHVAADGTISGRTYWDPFDGAASLEGTSESEMAGRVLEELEAAVRYRKVSDVPVGVFLSGGIDSSTNAALFSRGENQAVKTFSIGYRGTYESYRNELHFARRVAEELGAEHHELLLDQDDLLDFLPRMVWLQDEPIADPVCVPVYYVSKLARDNGVVVCQVGEGSDELFCGYPAWGSAVRLAGLNRLPVPRALKAMGCRMAESLGKTGSSKYAYLRRAVEGQPIFWSGAEAFYEHQKSRLLGPALRRELAGLSTYDAVLRPLRERMLQKRQARSDLDWMTYSDLNIRLPELLLMRVDKMSMGVSLECRVPFLDHKFVELALSIPAASRYRNGELKRMLKKAVRGLIPDEIIDRPKQGFGVPVYEWCQDRLGQEMRATLAKFCDATGLLDRDEVLGYLDRRAGPQVWYLYNFALWWQSSIAA; this comes from the coding sequence ATGTGCGGCATTCTCGGCATCCTCGCGCTGGGCGACTCGGCCTGGACACCCGACGCCGCTCTTGTGGCGACCATGCGAGACACCATGGCCCACCGGGGACCGGACGGCCACGGCCTGTGGATATCGCCGGACCGGCGCTGCGCCCTGGCGCACAGGCGGCTGTCCATCATCGACCTCTCGCCCTCCGCCGCGCAGCCCATGCACAGCGTCTGCGGCCGCTACCACCTGACCTTCAACGGCGAGATCTACAACCACGCCGAGCTGCGTGCCCAGCTCACCGAACTGGGCCATACATCCTGGCGAACCTCGCATTCTGACACCGAGGTCATACTCGCGGCCTACGCACGATGGGGCAAGGAGTGCGTGCATCGTTTCCGGGGGATGTTCGCCTTCGGCCTCTACGACAGCCAGGAGCGCTCGCTCTGGCTCGTCCGGGACCGCCTCGGCATCAAGCCCCTGTACTACAGCGCGCATCACGGACGGATCGGCTTCGCCTCGGAGATCAAGGCCCTGCTCGCCGATCCCGAACAGCCCCGCGAGATGGATGCCGAGGCGTTCTACCACTACCTTTCCTTCCTTGCTGTGCCTGCGCCCCGAACCCTCTTCCGGGGCATCGCCAAGCTCGCCTGCGGCTCCTGGCTGCACGTGGCGGCGGACGGAACGATCAGCGGGCGCACGTACTGGGACCCGTTCGACGGCGCGGCGAGCCTCGAGGGAACGTCCGAGTCCGAGATGGCCGGCCGCGTCCTCGAGGAACTCGAGGCCGCCGTGCGCTACCGCAAGGTCAGCGACGTCCCGGTGGGCGTCTTCTTGTCGGGGGGCATAGACTCGAGCACCAACGCGGCGCTGTTCTCCCGCGGCGAGAACCAGGCGGTGAAGACCTTCTCCATCGGCTACCGGGGGACTTACGAGAGCTACCGCAACGAGCTGCACTTCGCGCGCCGCGTGGCCGAGGAGCTCGGCGCGGAGCACCACGAGTTACTGCTCGACCAGGACGACCTCCTCGATTTCCTGCCGCGCATGGTCTGGCTGCAGGACGAACCCATCGCGGACCCGGTGTGCGTCCCGGTCTACTACGTCTCGAAGCTCGCCCGGGACAACGGCGTGGTGGTCTGCCAAGTGGGCGAGGGCTCGGACGAACTCTTCTGCGGCTATCCCGCCTGGGGCAGCGCCGTGCGCCTGGCCGGCCTGAACAGGCTTCCGGTGCCTCGCGCCCTCAAGGCCATGGGCTGCCGGATGGCCGAGTCGCTGGGCAAGACCGGCTCGTCCAAGTACGCCTACCTGCGCCGGGCGGTCGAGGGACAACCCATCTTCTGGAGCGGAGCCGAGGCCTTCTACGAGCATCAGAAGTCACGCCTGCTCGGCCCGGCCCTCAGGCGGGAGCTCGCAGGCCTGTCCACCTACGACGCGGTGCTGCGCCCTCTGCGTGAGCGCATGCTGCAAAAGCGCCAGGCGCGGTCCGATCTCGACTGGATGACCTATTCCGACCTGAACATCCGCCTGCCGGAACTCCTGCTCATGCGCGTGGACAAGATGAGTATGGGCGTCAGCCTGGAATGCCGGGTCCCTTTCCTGGACCACAAGTTCGTGGAGCTGGCCTTGTCCATCCCCGCGGCCAGCCGCTACAGGAACGGCGAACTCAAGCGCATGCTCAAGAAGGCCGTGCGTGGCCTCATCCCGGACGAAATCATCGACCGCCCCAAACAGGGCTTCGGCGTCCCGGTCTACGAATGGTGCCAGGACAGGCTCGGACAGGAGATGCGCGCGACCCTCGCCAAGTTCTGCGACGCCACCGGACTGCTCGATCGCGACGAGGTCCTCGGCTACCTCGACCGGCGGGCAGGGCCGCAGGTCTGGTACCTGTACAATTTCGCCCTCTGGTGGCAATCCTCCATCGCCGCCTGA
- a CDS encoding alginate lyase family protein, whose product METLLPHAQTFALLARLTLEHRFDLLGSGWVGLGRGERRMGFAGEVYPPAESPPDRDGRWLAAAITANNLPLARRLRERIGPDYRPVSWNEDFKSGYVWPATEPSIGLRYGDKPGVDVKVPWELARMQHLPWLAFAAMLSRGQAPGFEPPERYLREIQDQVLDFISACPPRFGANWICTMDVAIRAANLIATHDILASAGLPLDGWFVEELRRTLSDHFRHIVGRLEYHPVVRANHYYSDIVGLLFVASWLPSTPETSAALAWATQEYMRETPVQFGADGGNFEASTSYHRLCGELLVYGAAVLQGLSADTVRDIREADPALWPWQPPLEAPGPWIAEDRIVLPEAVRERIERAGDFLLDYSVEKGEIFQFGDNDSGRLFKFLPAVSLLTSEDLAPFGERPDSGVVPEPFERINDHAHLAAAVSGLAPRADLLAMAPGHPETCLVRGLARFGERENGPAMRPARSPARLRDYPGFGLFIYTVGDKRVALRCGSNGQHDNGGHAHNDQLSLCLAVGGLLMLVDPGTYVYTPLPGQRNAFRATRHHNTLFVPDEEQNSFTSTSLFNLVNEARPETLEVSETLWRARHHGFSSPHTRSVRMHASGGIEVKDECDVAGCRLALHMHPDVAVEIRTGGISLARGGQCLLLEGEGIAWELSEFAYSPGYGLIRSAPRLVSTPFSGVVHWSIA is encoded by the coding sequence GTGGAAACCCTCCTGCCTCATGCCCAGACATTTGCGCTGCTCGCCCGGCTGACCCTGGAGCACCGTTTCGACCTCCTCGGCTCCGGCTGGGTCGGGTTGGGTCGCGGCGAGCGGCGCATGGGGTTCGCCGGAGAGGTGTACCCGCCCGCGGAATCACCGCCGGATCGAGACGGGCGCTGGCTCGCGGCCGCGATCACCGCGAACAATCTTCCCCTGGCCCGGCGTCTGCGCGAGCGCATCGGCCCGGACTACCGGCCCGTGAGCTGGAACGAAGACTTCAAGAGCGGCTACGTCTGGCCCGCCACCGAACCGTCGATCGGGCTGCGCTATGGCGACAAGCCCGGGGTGGACGTCAAGGTTCCCTGGGAGCTGGCTAGGATGCAGCACCTGCCATGGCTGGCTTTCGCGGCCATGTTGAGCCGCGGGCAAGCCCCAGGCTTCGAGCCGCCAGAACGCTATTTGCGCGAGATCCAGGATCAAGTGCTCGATTTTATCTCCGCCTGTCCCCCCCGTTTCGGCGCCAACTGGATCTGCACCATGGACGTGGCCATCCGGGCGGCCAACCTCATCGCCACGCACGACATCCTCGCCTCGGCCGGGCTGCCGTTGGACGGATGGTTCGTGGAAGAGCTCCGCCGGACGCTTTCCGACCACTTCCGCCATATCGTGGGCCGACTCGAATACCATCCGGTCGTTCGCGCCAACCATTACTATTCGGACATCGTGGGGCTGCTGTTCGTGGCATCGTGGCTGCCCTCCACGCCGGAGACAAGCGCGGCCCTGGCCTGGGCCACCCAGGAGTACATGCGCGAGACCCCGGTCCAGTTCGGTGCCGACGGCGGCAATTTCGAGGCATCCACGAGCTACCACAGGCTGTGCGGAGAACTTCTGGTCTATGGAGCGGCCGTCTTGCAAGGACTGTCCGCCGATACCGTTCGGGACATCCGTGAGGCCGATCCCGCCCTGTGGCCCTGGCAACCTCCGCTCGAGGCCCCGGGGCCTTGGATCGCGGAGGACCGTATCGTCCTGCCCGAAGCGGTGCGCGAACGCATCGAGCGGGCAGGAGATTTTCTGCTCGACTACAGCGTAGAGAAGGGAGAGATATTCCAGTTCGGCGACAACGATTCCGGCCGCCTTTTCAAGTTCTTGCCTGCCGTGAGCCTGCTGACGTCCGAGGATCTCGCGCCGTTCGGGGAGCGGCCCGACTCCGGGGTCGTGCCGGAGCCTTTCGAACGCATCAACGACCATGCGCACCTGGCCGCGGCCGTCTCGGGGCTCGCGCCGCGCGCCGATCTGCTGGCTATGGCCCCGGGGCATCCGGAAACCTGTCTCGTGCGGGGCCTGGCGCGTTTCGGCGAGCGAGAGAACGGGCCCGCGATGCGCCCGGCCCGCTCCCCGGCTCGCCTGCGCGACTACCCGGGCTTCGGTCTCTTCATCTACACCGTAGGGGACAAGCGGGTGGCACTTCGCTGCGGTTCCAACGGGCAGCACGACAACGGCGGCCATGCGCACAACGACCAGCTCTCCCTCTGCCTCGCCGTGGGCGGGCTGCTCATGCTGGTGGATCCCGGCACGTACGTCTACACCCCCCTGCCCGGGCAGCGGAACGCCTTTCGCGCGACACGGCACCACAATACTCTTTTCGTGCCGGACGAAGAGCAGAATAGCTTCACCTCGACCTCGCTCTTCAACCTCGTGAATGAAGCCCGTCCCGAGACGCTCGAGGTCTCCGAGACGCTCTGGCGCGCCCGGCATCATGGATTCTCCTCGCCACACACACGCAGCGTGCGCATGCACGCCTCGGGTGGCATCGAGGTTAAGGACGAGTGCGACGTCGCCGGCTGTCGTCTGGCCCTGCACATGCATCCGGACGTCGCGGTGGAAATCCGCACTGGCGGCATCTCTCTCGCGCGAGGCGGGCAGTGCCTGCTGCTCGAGGGGGAGGGCATCGCCTGGGAGCTTTCGGAATTCGCCTACTCGCCCGGCTACGGGCTTATCCGCAGCGCGCCCCGCCTCGTCTCGACGCCTTTTTCCGGCGTCGTGCACTGGAGCATCGCGTGA
- a CDS encoding glycosyltransferase: MDKNLWTWVPATLCTPYNKPLLRTWLVQRHWSALALPDPVSMLARAGFDDFDFIYVDSTTQAFWWRKLRYKTSLFRLCDNPAGYPRYTPAVQKALVDVTQYVDALAYTAPQLGDFAESLGSKRSLLLQNGVNYPLFSHPVPPPMEYSEESRPVVLYVGALDAWFNYSWLQAAAESLPDHDFVIIGPREAARGLNGFSNVRVLGPRAHESLPGYMQHARVGIIPFDTAACPDLVRGINPLKLYEYMAAGLPVVASRWKTLEDLGSPATLVDSVDEFVTAITSASAARSDECKRFAALHDWQPRVSQMLNFLSLEHA; this comes from the coding sequence GTGGACAAAAATCTCTGGACATGGGTTCCGGCCACGCTCTGCACCCCATACAACAAGCCTTTGCTGCGGACTTGGCTCGTGCAGCGCCACTGGAGCGCGCTGGCCCTTCCCGATCCCGTCTCCATGCTCGCCCGTGCCGGGTTCGACGACTTCGATTTCATCTACGTGGATTCAACCACGCAGGCCTTTTGGTGGCGGAAGCTGCGCTACAAGACATCTCTTTTCCGTCTGTGCGACAACCCGGCCGGCTACCCACGCTACACGCCAGCCGTGCAGAAGGCGCTGGTCGACGTCACGCAATACGTGGATGCTCTTGCCTATACCGCGCCCCAGCTTGGTGACTTCGCGGAGTCACTCGGCTCCAAGCGCAGCTTGCTGCTGCAAAACGGCGTGAACTACCCCCTGTTCTCGCATCCCGTCCCCCCTCCCATGGAGTACTCCGAGGAGTCGCGACCGGTCGTCCTCTATGTCGGCGCCCTGGATGCCTGGTTCAACTACTCCTGGCTACAGGCCGCCGCGGAATCGCTACCGGACCACGACTTCGTAATCATCGGGCCACGAGAAGCGGCACGAGGCCTGAACGGCTTCTCCAACGTCCGCGTGCTCGGGCCACGCGCCCATGAATCCCTGCCCGGTTATATGCAGCACGCCCGCGTGGGCATCATCCCCTTCGACACGGCGGCCTGTCCCGACCTTGTGCGAGGCATCAATCCGCTCAAGCTCTACGAATACATGGCCGCGGGCCTGCCCGTGGTCGCCTCGCGCTGGAAGACGCTCGAGGACCTGGGCTCGCCGGCGACTCTGGTGGACAGCGTGGACGAATTCGTGACGGCCATCACCTCGGCGAGCGCGGCCCGGTCGGACGAATGCAAAAGATTCGCCGCGCTGCACGACTGGCAGCCACGCGTCTCCCAGATGCTGAACTTCCTCTCCCTTGAGCACGCATGA